In Humulus lupulus chromosome 6, drHumLupu1.1, whole genome shotgun sequence, a single genomic region encodes these proteins:
- the LOC133784635 gene encoding DNA polymerase epsilon catalytic subunit A-like: protein MEKPQMMASYSVSDALFQLITCVFFHSCSTLGLCASLCGAFFHMFLLQSMYSIKATLLLFQAYKANVIFPNKHQSESEKFHNNRLLESETYIGGHVECLESGVFRSDLLTSFKLDPSGYQQLIDNLDRDLQYAIRVEGKMDLDSVSNYDEVRSSIFEKVLPLSFALDNVLICS, encoded by the exons ATGGAAAAGCCACAG ATGATGGCCTCATATTCTGTTTCTGATGCTCTGTTTCAACTTATTACTT GTGTGTTTTTCCACTCATGCTCAACACTAGGTCTTTGTGCTTCCTTGTGTGGTGCATTCTTTCATATGTTTTTACTTCAAAGCATGTACTCAATCAAGGCAACTTTGCTTTTATTCCAGGCATACAAGGCAAATGTTATTTTCCCTAACAAACACCAATCTGAATCAGAGAAGTTTCATAATAACCGTCTTCTTGAAAGCGAGACATATATAGGTGGTCATGTGGAATGCCTTGAAAGTGGAGTTTTTAGATCTGATCTTTTAACTAGTTTTAAGCTTGATCCATCTGGATATCAG CAACTGATTGACAACCTTGATCGTGATCTGCAATATGCTATAAGAGTTGAGGGTAAGATGGACTTGGATTCCGTATCTAATTATGATGAAGTGAGGAGTTCTATCTTTGAAAAGGTATTGCCTCTTTCATTTGCCTTGGATAATGTTCTGATTTGTTCCTGA
- the LOC133784634 gene encoding immune-associated nucleotide-binding protein 9-like has product IVVLPYGIHAVLVVFSVRTSFPQEEQAALRSLQTLFASKIVDYMIVVFTGGDELEENDETLEDYLGRECPEPLKDILSLCANRLVLFDNKTKDERKKAGQVQHLLSLVNNVIAQNGGQPYTDEIFTEVKQGAMKPQGSQGLKV; this is encoded by the exons ATTGTCGTTCTCCCATATGGGATCCATGCTGTGCTTGTAGTTTTCTCTGTTAGGACCAGCTTTCCACAAGAAGAGCAAGCTGCGCTTCGTAGCTTGCAAACTTTGTTTGCTAGCAAAATAGTTGATTACATGATTGTTGTCTTTACTGGAGGAGACGAACTTGAAGAAAATGATGAAACTCTAGAAGATTACTTAGGTCGTGAATGTCCTGAGCCCTTAAAG GACATCCTTAGCCTGTGTGCAAATCGCCTGGTGCTTTTTGATAACAAGACTAAGGATGAAAGAAAGAAGGCTGGTCAAGTTCAGCATCTTCTCTCCCTTGTAAACAACGTCATAGCACAGAATGGTGGACAACCATACACAGATGAGATATTTACTGAAGTTAAG CAAGGTGCTATGAAACCTCAGGGAAGCCAGGGCCTTAAGGTTTAA